The Sulfurimonas lithotrophica genome includes a region encoding these proteins:
- a CDS encoding DUF1302 family protein, whose amino-acid sequence MQNKLLNVFIVFLLSASFIYADTNIEDDLAGFSDGDVSAEISEEFDALDGFSDDAFSDDVITSKEKKNQGKQSLVKLSGDIAFKTAYGVKNHKVDSLQYRGFNKVQTALYLQLDAKLNDNFKLRISGDAFYDAIYDLHPNTNYSDDILDAYKTQIRFDDVYIQGSLLDNLDIKFGRQIVIWGKSDSLRVTDVINPLDNREPGLTDIEDLRLPTTMLKLDYYVGDWELSAMAIAESRVMIEAPARSEFFNVDAVFPSAPRPFLDLDEPSTSVDNMQYAFAANGIFTGWDLSFYAADVFDQKWHIKNNKRIVSKVKMAGSALNVAYGSWLLKTELAYLKGVKYNTTTDAKNRLDILVGFDYMGFRDTTITFEVVNRHIYDYEAQMQYLSDFVEKNELQSAFRYTKSYLNDTLDISFLLNIFGSSFQNGGFGRVWFEYDIVDAVGAEFGYVDYISGDKPLMDSNKDNDRIFAELKYSF is encoded by the coding sequence ATGCAAAACAAACTCCTAAATGTTTTTATAGTTTTTTTATTATCTGCATCTTTTATATATGCAGATACAAACATAGAAGATGACTTGGCAGGATTTAGCGATGGGGATGTATCTGCTGAGATAAGCGAGGAGTTTGATGCCTTAGACGGGTTTAGTGATGATGCTTTTAGCGATGATGTGATAACAAGTAAAGAAAAAAAGAATCAGGGGAAACAAAGTTTAGTAAAATTAAGTGGAGACATAGCGTTTAAAACTGCTTACGGTGTTAAAAATCATAAAGTAGATTCACTGCAATATAGAGGTTTTAACAAGGTACAAACTGCTTTATATCTTCAACTTGATGCAAAGCTAAACGATAATTTTAAACTTCGCATTAGCGGGGATGCTTTCTACGATGCCATATATGACCTGCATCCAAATACAAACTACAGTGACGATATACTCGATGCATACAAAACCCAGATTAGGTTTGATGATGTATATATTCAAGGCTCACTATTGGATAATCTGGATATAAAATTCGGTCGTCAAATTGTTATCTGGGGAAAAAGTGATTCATTGCGTGTAACGGATGTTATCAACCCTCTTGATAATCGTGAACCCGGACTTACGGATATAGAGGATTTAAGACTTCCGACTACTATGCTAAAGCTTGATTATTACGTGGGTGACTGGGAACTCTCCGCTATGGCTATAGCCGAGAGCAGGGTAATGATAGAAGCACCTGCAAGAAGTGAGTTTTTTAATGTGGATGCAGTTTTTCCAAGTGCACCGAGACCGTTTTTGGATTTGGATGAGCCAAGCACTTCGGTGGATAATATGCAGTATGCATTTGCCGCAAACGGAATCTTTACGGGCTGGGATTTATCGTTTTATGCAGCTGACGTGTTTGATCAAAAATGGCATATAAAAAATAACAAACGGATAGTCTCAAAGGTAAAAATGGCAGGCTCTGCTTTAAATGTTGCATATGGGAGCTGGCTTTTAAAAACAGAACTTGCATATCTTAAGGGCGTAAAATACAATACGACTACAGATGCAAAAAATCGTTTAGATATATTGGTCGGTTTTGATTATATGGGCTTTAGAGATACGACGATTACATTTGAAGTTGTAAACAGGCATATATATGATTATGAAGCTCAGATGCAGTACCTTTCAGACTTTGTAGAAAAAAATGAGTTACAAAGTGCGTTTCGTTATACGAAGAGTTATTTAAACGATACACTAGATATATCTTTTCTTTTAAACATATTTGGCTCATCGTTTCAAAACGGTGGGTTTGGAAGAGTTTGGTTTGAGTATGATATCGTGGATGCAGTGGGTGCAGAGTTTGGTTATGTGGATTACATAAGCGGAGATAAACCGCTTATGGATTCAAATAAAGACAACGATAGGATATTTGCCGAGTTAAAATACAGTTTTTAA
- a CDS encoding outer membrane lipoprotein-sorting protein, producing the protein MILKILLSTSLLLSSAFAITGLEVAQKVHDREDGDNSTSNMTMTLIDKSGQKRVRELKTFTKDKGDDELKLMFFLSPADVENTAFLTYDYDDSDKDDDQWLYLPELKKVKRIASSDKSSSFMGSDFTYSDMTSRNVEDYTYKIMKETQVDGHKVWQMLVVPKTKKTIDETGYTKSIIFVRQDNFVIVQALHYVKIGKKLKYMKVLELEKIEGVWTVTKMQMVTKKGRKTLHKTLFEFRDIKYNQDLEESFFETRTLKKGL; encoded by the coding sequence ATGATATTAAAAATACTTTTAAGTACAAGTTTGCTGCTAAGTTCGGCTTTTGCCATTACGGGTCTTGAAGTGGCACAAAAAGTTCATGACCGTGAAGATGGTGATAACTCCACTTCAAATATGACTATGACGCTTATTGATAAAAGCGGACAAAAAAGAGTAAGGGAGTTAAAAACTTTTACCAAAGATAAAGGAGATGATGAATTAAAACTAATGTTTTTTCTCTCACCGGCAGATGTTGAAAATACTGCGTTTTTGACTTATGATTATGATGATTCGGATAAAGATGACGATCAGTGGCTATATCTGCCTGAGTTAAAAAAAGTAAAAAGAATAGCTTCAAGCGATAAAAGTTCCTCTTTTATGGGGAGTGATTTTACATACTCGGATATGACAAGCAGAAACGTCGAAGATTATACATATAAGATTATGAAAGAAACACAAGTCGATGGACATAAAGTTTGGCAGATGCTAGTTGTTCCAAAAACTAAAAAGACCATAGATGAGACAGGTTATACTAAGAGTATTATCTTTGTGCGTCAAGATAATTTTGTGATTGTTCAGGCACTTCATTATGTAAAAATCGGGAAAAAATTAAAGTATATGAAGGTATTGGAACTTGAAAAAATTGAAGGTGTTTGGACTGTCACAAAGATGCAGATGGTAACAAAAAAAGGGAGAAAAACTTTGCATAAGACACTTTTTGAATTCCGTGATATTAAGTACAACCAAGACTTAGAGGAATCGTTTTTTGAAACACGCACACTTAAAAAAGGTCTCTAA
- a CDS encoding efflux RND transporter permease subunit: MKKNWRLSVEEKFENFSKLVIKHRLKTLVFLLLIVVYIASNLPKITFDTSTEGFLYKDDPQIVMYDAFRNQFGRDEKIVIAIKTKDVFNKEFLKKLFTLHKDIEENLPYIKEVTSLKNARKTIGNKNELIVEDLFQNSIPEDAKELEKIKKFVKNNQIYQDLYINKDATFTTIMISTNTYTSLGSNNFDPLLEGFDEQSSNKKLDFITVEETNELISKLEHMLKKYEADNFKIYDAGSPIVTKNLQTSLMKDMSTFILYVVLTIAILLFLTFKKISGIIIPLFVVILTLLSTIGLMALFGYPITSMTQILPSLLLAVSIGDSIHILSIFYHKYDESGDKNLAISYAISHSGLAVFMTSVTTAASLASFAISDIAPVAALGIFSAIGVTIALIFTIVFIPIMLSLFPIKHRVKDEDSFLDAFMIKVANFSINYYKSIVASSLIVIVVSLVLASQMHFSHNPLHWFKKDNNVRVNTQTIDKELRGSISIEVVLDTKKENGVYNPEFLNKIQKVTKEIYTYKGENYFIGKIVTINDVLKEINMALNENKQEFYKIPQNQKLIAQEFLLFENSGSDDLEDIVDNRFSKTRISIKAPWVDSVEYVELIKKLETLLNTEFKDLAEISITGTLPILSTTITKSIESSIESYIIAFGVIALLLVVLIGSFKLGFLSMIPNLTPIMFALAFMVFYNLPLDMFTILIGAIAIGMVVDDTIHYMHNFKRYYIVHKNIDEAIRLTLHSTGRAILITSVVLSSGFLVFMFASMNNLFNFGLITGITVLVAMFTNLVLSGSLIKMFLTNR; encoded by the coding sequence ATGAAAAAAAATTGGCGATTATCGGTAGAAGAAAAGTTTGAAAATTTTTCTAAGCTTGTGATTAAACACAGGCTTAAAACACTTGTTTTTTTATTGCTGATAGTTGTATATATAGCATCCAATCTTCCAAAAATAACTTTTGATACGTCCACGGAAGGTTTTTTGTACAAGGATGATCCGCAAATTGTTATGTATGATGCGTTTCGTAACCAGTTTGGACGGGATGAAAAAATAGTAATAGCCATAAAAACTAAAGATGTATTTAACAAAGAGTTTTTAAAAAAGCTTTTTACTTTGCATAAAGATATAGAAGAAAATCTGCCCTACATTAAAGAGGTTACTTCACTAAAAAATGCCAGAAAAACTATTGGAAACAAAAATGAACTTATAGTTGAAGATTTATTTCAAAACTCTATACCCGAAGATGCAAAAGAGTTGGAAAAAATTAAAAAGTTTGTAAAAAACAATCAAATTTATCAAGATTTGTATATAAATAAAGATGCCACCTTTACTACAATAATGATTAGTACAAATACTTATACATCTTTGGGCTCAAATAACTTTGATCCTTTACTTGAAGGTTTTGATGAGCAAAGTTCAAATAAAAAGTTAGACTTTATTACGGTTGAGGAGACAAACGAGCTAATTAGCAAGTTAGAACATATGCTAAAAAAATATGAAGCCGATAACTTTAAAATATACGATGCAGGCTCACCTATAGTTACAAAAAATTTGCAGACCAGTTTAATGAAGGATATGTCCACTTTTATTTTATATGTTGTTTTAACTATAGCAATATTGCTTTTTTTAACTTTTAAAAAAATAAGCGGAATTATTATACCGCTGTTTGTCGTTATTTTAACTCTGCTAAGTACGATTGGGCTTATGGCTTTGTTTGGTTATCCAATAACTTCAATGACACAAATTTTACCCTCTCTTCTTTTAGCCGTATCAATAGGCGACAGTATCCATATTCTCTCAATTTTTTACCATAAATATGATGAAAGCGGTGATAAAAATCTTGCTATTAGCTATGCTATATCCCATTCGGGACTGGCGGTATTTATGACCTCTGTCACTACTGCGGCGTCACTTGCATCTTTTGCCATATCGGATATTGCACCCGTTGCCGCTCTTGGTATATTTTCTGCAATAGGTGTAACGATAGCTCTGATTTTTACCATAGTATTTATACCTATTATGCTTTCATTGTTTCCTATTAAACATAGAGTAAAAGACGAGGATAGTTTTCTTGACGCTTTTATGATAAAAGTTGCAAACTTTTCAATAAACTATTATAAAAGTATAGTTGCATCATCTTTGATTGTTATAGTCGTCTCCCTTGTTTTGGCTTCTCAGATGCATTTTTCACACAACCCTTTGCATTGGTTTAAAAAAGATAATAACGTCAGGGTAAATACCCAAACTATAGATAAAGAACTCAGGGGTTCTATAAGTATAGAGGTGGTACTCGATACAAAAAAAGAAAACGGTGTTTACAACCCTGAATTTTTAAATAAAATTCAAAAAGTTACAAAAGAGATATATACCTATAAAGGAGAGAATTATTTTATAGGTAAGATTGTAACAATTAACGATGTTTTAAAAGAGATAAATATGGCTCTTAATGAAAACAAGCAAGAGTTTTACAAAATTCCACAAAATCAAAAGTTGATTGCACAGGAGTTTTTACTTTTTGAAAATAGCGGAAGCGATGATTTAGAAGATATAGTAGATAACAGATTTTCAAAAACAAGAATTTCCATCAAAGCACCGTGGGTAGATTCCGTGGAATATGTGGAACTAATAAAGAAGTTGGAGACTCTTTTAAATACTGAGTTTAAAGATTTGGCTGAAATATCGATTACCGGAACTCTGCCTATACTCTCAACCACGATTACAAAATCTATAGAGAGTTCAATCGAGAGTTACATAATCGCTTTTGGCGTAATAGCTTTGCTTTTAGTAGTATTAATCGGTAGTTTTAAACTTGGTTTTTTAAGTATGATTCCAAATCTGACTCCCATAATGTTTGCACTTGCTTTTATGGTTTTTTATAATCTTCCTTTGGATATGTTTACGATTTTAATAGGAGCTATAGCCATAGGTATGGTTGTTGATGATACAATCCATTATATGCATAATTTTAAGCGTTATTATATAGTGCACAAAAATATAGACGAGGCTATTAGACTTACGCTTCATTCAACGGGAAGGGCAATATTAATCACTTCTGTTGTTCTAAGTTCAGGCTTTTTGGTTTTTATGTTTGCAAGTATGAACAACCTGTTTAATTTTGGTCTAATAACCGGTATTACGGTTTTAGTAGCTATGTTTACCAACTTGGTTTTAAGCGGTTCTCTTATTAAGATGTTCTTAACAAATCGCTAA
- a CDS encoding efflux RND transporter permease subunit, whose product MNWRTKSENKLKKMGDFIGQNPKKIIFIMLSFSILLISNLPKITIDTSTEGFLHKQDPALILYEEFKEQFGQDEKIMVVIKTKDIFDISFLKKLRKIHNELENSVPHLNDITSLLNARNTRGENETLIVEDLIEVIPDTKDDVEKIRSLANNNIMYRNLLLNPENTLTTIILEPSAYEGNNNIDALAGFTDKGNEEKLEFLSDTSKSEMVDAVNKIKDKYSSENFEVVIAGSLAVNDYNKKSVQKDMQKFVKLVLLMMMIFLFIVFRRVSAIFLPIFIVAISLLSTIGVMAYVGTPITIPTQILPSFLLAVGIGAVVHLLAMFYKHLNENDNRLEAISYSLGHSGLAIIMTSLTTAAGLLSFSSAEIAPIADLGVFAALGVMIALLNTIVFLPAILALLPIKAPKKAEKAKSKKIDAFLDSIAVFSFAHAKKIVIVSIFIFIGFIYAATFVEFKHDPLSWQPDNSPIKLSTDMVDHELRGSVTMEVIIDTKKENGLYNSELLHKIDALAQKAQEIQNDEYFVGKAWSVAEVLKEIHKALHNNDDKYYAITDNDALIPQEFLLFENSGSDDLEDVVDSMFSKARITFKLPWMEAGQYTKLSDEITSMVEDELGSSVEVSVTGMVPLFQRTLSAAMDSMAVSYIIAFILIAIMMTILLGSVKIGLTSMIPNILPVIMSLGFMSMVNMPLDMFTMLVGAIVIGLSVDDTVHFFHNFARYHHMGHNVKESVEYTMVGTGRALVATTIVLSLGFYVYMFATLNNLINFGILAGGAITIALFSNILLGPALLTLITKDKNLK is encoded by the coding sequence ATGAACTGGCGAACCAAAAGTGAAAACAAACTTAAAAAAATGGGTGATTTTATAGGTCAAAACCCTAAAAAAATCATCTTTATAATGCTAAGCTTTAGCATCCTTTTAATCTCAAATCTGCCAAAAATAACTATTGATACTTCAACTGAAGGCTTTTTACATAAACAAGACCCCGCACTTATACTTTACGAAGAGTTTAAAGAACAATTTGGTCAAGATGAAAAAATTATGGTGGTTATAAAAACAAAAGATATTTTTGATATAAGTTTTTTAAAAAAACTACGAAAGATACATAATGAATTAGAAAACAGTGTACCGCATCTCAATGATATAACTTCACTTTTAAATGCCAGAAATACAAGAGGGGAAAATGAAACACTTATAGTAGAAGATTTAATAGAAGTTATTCCCGATACAAAAGATGATGTAGAAAAAATCCGTTCATTGGCAAACAACAATATTATGTATAGAAACCTTCTTTTAAATCCGGAGAATACTCTAACTACGATTATACTTGAACCTAGTGCTTATGAGGGAAACAATAATATAGATGCACTTGCAGGATTTACGGATAAGGGGAATGAAGAAAAATTAGAGTTTTTGAGTGATACTTCAAAAAGCGAGATGGTAGATGCCGTAAATAAAATCAAAGATAAATACTCAAGTGAAAACTTTGAAGTAGTAATAGCGGGCTCACTAGCAGTAAATGACTACAATAAAAAGTCAGTTCAAAAAGATATGCAAAAGTTTGTAAAACTTGTTTTACTTATGATGATGATATTTTTATTTATAGTCTTTCGCAGAGTATCGGCAATATTTTTACCGATTTTTATTGTAGCTATATCCCTACTTAGTACAATAGGCGTTATGGCTTACGTGGGTACGCCTATTACGATTCCTACTCAAATACTTCCATCTTTTTTACTTGCAGTGGGCATCGGAGCAGTCGTGCATCTGCTTGCTATGTTTTATAAACATCTTAATGAAAACGATAACAGACTAGAAGCTATATCTTATTCGCTTGGGCACTCAGGGCTTGCTATTATTATGACCTCTCTTACAACGGCGGCGGGACTTTTGTCTTTTTCAAGTGCAGAGATAGCACCTATTGCGGACTTGGGAGTTTTTGCTGCACTTGGAGTTATGATAGCCCTTTTAAACACCATAGTATTTTTACCTGCCATATTAGCACTGCTTCCGATTAAAGCTCCAAAAAAAGCCGAAAAAGCAAAGTCTAAAAAAATAGATGCTTTTTTAGATTCAATTGCCGTTTTTTCATTTGCACATGCAAAAAAAATAGTTATTGTGAGTATTTTTATATTTATAGGTTTTATATATGCAGCTACTTTTGTAGAATTTAAACATGATCCACTTTCTTGGCAACCCGACAATTCTCCTATAAAACTCTCGACTGACATGGTTGATCATGAGCTAAGAGGTTCCGTGACCATGGAAGTTATAATAGATACAAAAAAAGAAAACGGTCTTTACAACTCGGAACTTTTACATAAGATAGATGCTCTAGCTCAAAAAGCACAAGAGATACAAAACGACGAATACTTTGTAGGAAAAGCTTGGAGTGTAGCCGAAGTTTTAAAAGAGATACATAAAGCACTTCATAATAATGATGACAAATATTATGCTATTACAGACAACGATGCTTTGATTCCTCAAGAATTTTTACTCTTTGAAAACAGCGGAAGTGATGATTTGGAAGATGTAGTTGATAGTATGTTTTCCAAAGCAAGAATCACATTTAAATTACCTTGGATGGAAGCGGGTCAGTACACAAAACTTAGCGATGAAATAACCTCCATGGTTGAAGATGAGCTTGGGAGTAGTGTCGAAGTTAGTGTAACCGGTATGGTTCCGCTCTTTCAAAGAACACTTAGTGCAGCTATGGATTCAATGGCTGTTAGTTACATAATAGCTTTTATATTAATTGCTATTATGATGACTATACTTTTAGGAAGCGTAAAAATAGGTCTAACGTCTATGATTCCAAATATACTTCCTGTGATTATGTCATTAGGATTTATGAGTATGGTAAATATGCCTCTTGATATGTTTACTATGCTTGTGGGTGCGATTGTGATAGGGCTTAGTGTAGATGATACGGTGCATTTCTTTCATAACTTTGCAAGATATCATCATATGGGACATAACGTCAAAGAATCCGTAGAATATACGATGGTAGGAACGGGACGTGCACTTGTAGCAACTACAATAGTGCTTTCACTCGGTTTTTACGTATATATGTTTGCAACTCTTAATAATTTGATAAATTTCGGTATCTTAGCAGGCGGAGCTATAACGATAGCTCTTTTTTCAAACATATTGCTTGGACCTGCATTGCTTACTTTGATAACCAAAGATAAAAATTTGAAGTAG
- a CDS encoding DUF2393 family protein: MITLFNMWHYIVILVVTLLYAGGVIGALKQPVKKLRVPMIISFSLIMLLVAGFALVTVDKYTKKVELYKFDNKRLLSIEKIVYTGIVKNEGNYEIGEVTLEIKIVNKAREMGKRASFFTPSGFADFFSGGANILYRPQNIVKTFVVAKNLKPGEAKSFRIYFDYPPYFKNVSQFAKVYGH; encoded by the coding sequence ATGATTACCTTGTTTAATATGTGGCACTATATTGTAATTTTAGTCGTAACGCTTTTATATGCAGGCGGTGTAATCGGTGCTTTAAAACAACCAGTTAAAAAATTAAGAGTACCTATGATTATTTCTTTTAGTTTAATCATGCTTCTTGTTGCAGGTTTTGCATTGGTAACGGTAGATAAATATACAAAAAAAGTCGAACTTTATAAATTTGATAACAAAAGATTGCTTAGTATAGAAAAAATTGTCTATACCGGTATTGTAAAAAATGAAGGCAATTATGAAATAGGTGAAGTAACACTTGAGATAAAAATAGTAAATAAAGCCAGAGAGATGGGAAAAAGAGCAAGTTTCTTTACACCTAGCGGTTTTGCTGATTTTTTTAGCGGAGGTGCTAACATATTATACAGGCCTCAAAATATCGTTAAAACTTTTGTTGTTGCAAAAAATCTTAAACCGGGAGAGGCAAAGTCCTTTAGAATTTATTTTGATTATCCTCCATATTTTAAAAATGTATCTCAGTTTGCAAAGGTTTACGGGCATTAA
- a CDS encoding DUF2393 family protein: MNIQRRINTVIDNLIVQDYILFGSVFVLFLLFMILAIVFRKRKKISFFLVTSALLIFFLGPTLGYMQMHKFLFKNEVKLISEKKLEFTKAIVIKGSLKNLSDRDFSACKITATAYIKTSNEYKNYILRLKPIQKSSIVEEDIKKDQSKEFKMFVEPFVYNKEYDIGLEASCK; the protein is encoded by the coding sequence GTGAATATTCAAAGGAGAATAAATACGGTTATAGATAACTTGATTGTTCAAGACTATATATTGTTTGGCTCCGTATTTGTTCTCTTTTTACTTTTTATGATACTTGCCATAGTATTTAGAAAAAGAAAAAAAATATCTTTTTTTCTTGTCACATCTGCTTTGCTTATATTTTTTCTCGGTCCGACACTCGGTTATATGCAGATGCACAAGTTTTTATTTAAAAACGAAGTAAAGCTTATCAGTGAGAAAAAACTTGAGTTCACAAAAGCAATAGTGATTAAAGGTAGTTTGAAAAACCTTTCAGACAGAGACTTTAGTGCATGTAAAATTACGGCTACAGCCTACATAAAAACTTCAAACGAATACAAAAATTATATTTTAAGATTAAAACCTATACAAAAATCGTCGATAGTTGAAGAAGATATTAAAAAAGATCAAAGTAAAGAATTTAAAATGTTTGTAGAACCTTTTGTGTATAACAAAGAGTATGATATCGGCTTAGAAGCGAGTTGTAAATGA
- the hisIE gene encoding bifunctional phosphoribosyl-AMP cyclohydrolase/phosphoribosyl-ATP diphosphatase HisIE, which yields MQEILNRVDWEKQELLPVIVQDVDSNEVLMLGYMNKEALELSLKTKTAHYFSRSKQRIWKKGESSGHTQTIHSFNIDCDNDTLLIKITQKGVACHTGRPSCFFTELESGNINSEVEVQSEELYGVIDTLYHTIQERKNADPSESWTAKLLSKGDNTILKKVVEEAGEFSFAYKDNDEHEMIYEAADLTYHMLVALAAKNISPDRIKQELSRRFDMSGIAEKNSRKD from the coding sequence ATGCAAGAGATATTAAACAGAGTAGATTGGGAGAAGCAGGAGCTTCTTCCCGTTATTGTTCAAGATGTCGATTCAAATGAAGTTTTGATGCTTGGCTATATGAATAAAGAGGCACTGGAGCTATCCCTAAAAACAAAAACAGCACACTATTTTTCACGCTCAAAACAGCGTATATGGAAAAAAGGCGAGAGTAGCGGACATACTCAAACAATACACTCATTTAATATAGACTGCGATAACGATACCCTTCTTATAAAAATTACGCAAAAAGGCGTAGCTTGTCATACGGGCAGACCTTCGTGCTTTTTCACAGAACTTGAATCAGGTAATATAAACTCAGAAGTTGAAGTTCAAAGTGAGGAACTTTACGGAGTGATTGATACTCTGTATCACACGATACAAGAACGTAAAAATGCAGATCCGAGCGAGTCTTGGACAGCTAAACTTTTAAGTAAGGGCGATAACACTATACTTAAAAAAGTAGTTGAAGAAGCAGGTGAGTTCTCTTTTGCTTACAAAGATAACGACGAGCATGAGATGATTTACGAAGCGGCTGATTTGACGTATCATATGTTAGTGGCACTCGCAGCTAAAAATATATCGCCCGATAGAATCAAACAAGAACTCTCCCGAAGGTTTGACATGAGCGGAATTGCAGAGAAAAACTCCAGGAAAGATTAA
- a CDS encoding SPFH domain-containing protein, translated as MASDMNDYFNKKKSQGGGFGGGGNSGGGNGGGKGPEMPKLDFNFGGGKAGMIYFLIAVVLLLVLAKPFAIIEEGERGILSTNGKYSDNALLPGLHFVIPVIQKVYIVDTRVRIINYASRIEASGGSNSGINSKPAVTVLDKRGLPVSIELTVQYRLNSQFAAQTISNWGFSWEDKIINPVVRDIVRTVVGKYDAESLPQLRNQIAAEIDKGIRDNIESLKNSPADLQSIQLREIILPPKVKEQIERVQVAKQEVQRAEQEVQRAKQEALKRAAEAEGIAQKKRIEAQGKADAVTIEAKAQAQANKIIAQSLTPKLLQLEQIQVQGKFNEALQTNKDAKIFLTPGGSTPNIWVDMKDKQQRTTAK; from the coding sequence ATGGCTTCGGATATGAACGACTATTTTAATAAAAAGAAATCGCAAGGCGGCGGCTTTGGCGGTGGAGGAAACTCAGGCGGCGGAAACGGCGGCGGAAAAGGTCCCGAGATGCCAAAACTGGATTTTAACTTCGGCGGCGGAAAAGCGGGTATGATTTATTTTTTAATTGCCGTAGTTCTACTTTTAGTTTTAGCGAAACCTTTTGCAATCATCGAAGAGGGTGAACGCGGAATTTTAAGCACCAACGGTAAGTATTCGGACAATGCACTACTTCCGGGGCTACATTTTGTTATTCCCGTGATTCAAAAAGTATATATAGTAGATACACGTGTGCGTATTATTAACTATGCATCACGTATTGAAGCTAGCGGCGGTAGTAATTCAGGTATTAATTCTAAACCTGCCGTAACTGTACTTGATAAACGTGGTCTTCCCGTATCAATTGAACTTACTGTTCAGTACAGACTTAATTCACAGTTTGCTGCTCAGACTATTTCAAATTGGGGATTTAGCTGGGAAGATAAAATAATCAACCCTGTTGTTCGTGATATCGTTAGAACCGTTGTAGGTAAATATGACGCGGAATCTCTTCCACAACTTCGTAATCAAATAGCTGCCGAGATTGATAAAGGTATTCGTGATAATATTGAGAGTTTAAAAAATTCACCTGCAGATTTACAGTCAATTCAACTTCGTGAAATTATCTTACCACCTAAAGTAAAAGAACAAATAGAACGCGTACAAGTTGCAAAACAAGAGGTTCAACGTGCCGAACAAGAAGTACAACGTGCTAAACAAGAGGCATTAAAACGTGCAGCTGAAGCTGAGGGTATTGCTCAGAAAAAACGTATTGAAGCTCAAGGTAAAGCGGATGCCGTAACTATTGAAGCTAAAGCACAAGCTCAGGCAAATAAAATAATTGCACAATCTTTAACACCTAAACTTTTACAATTAGAGCAGATTCAAGTTCAAGGTAAATTCAACGAAGCGCTTCAAACAAACAAAGACGCAAAAATCTTTTTAACTCCTGGCGGTTCAACTCCAAACATCTGGGTTGATATGAAAGATAAGCAACAAAGAACAACTGCTAAATAA
- a CDS encoding branched-chain amino acid transaminase — protein MDAAKYIWMNGKFIAWDDAKTHVLSHTLHYGNGVIEGTKAYKTKKGYAIFRLNEHTKRLKESAKMTLMDIPYSVEEMNQAQIDLIKKNEFEGDNVYIRPFAFLGYGVMGVYHKDAPVETAIAAWEWGAYLGEEGLQKGIKLKIASMTRPANTSNMGKAKAVANYLNSQMAKYEAIDCGYDEALLLDDQGYVAEASGACFFMVKDGEIISPPNDNSLASITQKTVIEVAQDMGYKVTRRRISREEIYVADEAFLTGTAAEITPVASVDARKVGIGSRGEITEKIQSTYFDIVFGRNSKYEHYLTYID, from the coding sequence ATGGACGCAGCCAAATATATTTGGATGAACGGTAAATTTATAGCATGGGATGATGCAAAAACTCACGTTCTCTCGCATACTTTACATTACGGCAACGGTGTTATTGAAGGAACAAAGGCATATAAAACTAAAAAAGGTTATGCAATTTTTCGTTTGAATGAACACACAAAAAGACTTAAAGAATCTGCTAAAATGACTTTGATGGATATACCTTATTCTGTAGAAGAGATGAATCAGGCACAGATTGATTTGATTAAGAAAAATGAATTTGAAGGGGATAATGTATATATCCGTCCTTTTGCATTTTTGGGTTACGGCGTTATGGGTGTTTACCATAAAGATGCACCTGTTGAGACCGCTATTGCCGCTTGGGAATGGGGAGCATACCTTGGTGAAGAGGGTCTTCAAAAAGGTATTAAACTCAAAATCGCATCTATGACCAGACCTGCAAATACTTCAAACATGGGTAAAGCAAAAGCTGTGGCAAACTATTTAAATTCTCAGATGGCAAAATACGAAGCTATTGACTGCGGATATGACGAGGCACTTTTATTAGACGATCAAGGTTATGTTGCAGAAGCAAGCGGAGCTTGTTTTTTTATGGTTAAAGACGGCGAAATTATTTCACCTCCAAATGATAACTCACTAGCATCTATTACTCAAAAAACAGTTATAGAAGTTGCACAAGATATGGGTTATAAAGTAACTCGTAGAAGAATCTCTCGCGAAGAGATATATGTAGCTGATGAAGCATTTTTAACCGGGACTGCTGCGGAGATTACACCTGTAGCATCCGTAGATGCAAGAAAAGTAGGTATTGGAAGCCGTGGTGAGATAACAGAAAAAATCCAAAGTACTTATTTTGATATAGTATTTGGTCGCAATTCAAAGTATGAGCACTATCTGACTTATATCGACTAA